GCCAGCTGCGAGGATCCAGGGACATCTGGAGATGCAGCACGTGACCATGCCCCTATATCCCATCTCATGCTGGGCTTCTGAGTTCCTGCCAGGCTGGGAGGGTTCGGGGTAGCACTCCGGGGCTTGCAGGCTGACCTTTCACTCCAGGGTTGGCTGCGTGGGGGTTGATGGTAGCTTCCCAGGTCTGCAGCAAGCTCGAGGGCTGTGGGGTAGAGTTTGGGCCTAAAACTGGTCTGTCTTACTTCTGGGTCGGAGGAGTAATCTTCTGCCCAGTGTGATGTAGTCAGGCCCTGGCACTGACACAGCTGCTTTTATCTCCCTGCAGATCGGGGCAATGACAACTGGCTCATCAAGTATGACTGTCCCCTGGACAGCGCGGGTGTGCGGGTGAGCGGCTCTTCGCTGGCAGGGGCTCCATGGGGGACTCCGTTCCTGCAAGCTGCCCGCCTGCCAGGCAGGCTGGAGATTTCCCAGCTGGCTTGGTTTTCTGAGCATGCGGAGGCCTGATCTTGTCTCCTGGGTCTTCTGTTGCTGTCTGCATTGTTGGTTTGTGGACTAGTGGGACTTTGaggatgcagctggcattaatgGGGGAAACTGGTGTTGCTGGACCTGTGCATCCTTGGGGTGAGGCCTGGGGGCGAGGAAAGCTTTGTCCTCCTCCCACATGAAGCAGACACCAAGGGGCCACACTACAGGTGAGAGGCTGCTGTGCCTCTGTGGTAGCCAGGGCAAAGATcctggcagcggggctgcagaaggtgggagaGGGACTGTTCCTGCTGGAGGGGCCTCCTTGTGACATGCTATGCTTCCTTCCAGGACAGTGACTGGGTGGTAGTGAAGGAGCCCATCATCAAGTTGGCTGCTATAGACAACGGTTTGGCCTTTCCCTTGAAACACCCAGACTCCTGGAGAGCATGTGAGTTCCtcaggctgtgccagggcaccCTGGTGAGCCATGCAACTCCACACTTGGGTATCCTACTCAagggctggagaggagagggctACAGCTGTTCCTCTGCAGACCTTCTGGGTTCATGGGCAGCTCTGCCTCAGCAGAGGCTGTAGGAAGTGGGTGCTGGACCCTGCGTCCTAGACACAGGTGATCTGGCACCCAGGGGCGTGTGGAACCATCCTTTGTCTTCCCCAGCTCTAATGTCTCCTGCTTCCTCACACAGATCCGTTCTACTGGGCATGGTTGCCCCAGGCCAAAATCCCCTTTTCACAGGAGATCAAGGACCTgattcttcccaagatctcagaCCCCAACTTTGTCAAAGACCTAGAGGAAGATCTGTATGAGCTCTTCAAGGTGAGAGGGAGTGGGTGAGGATGGCTTGGGAGAAAGAAAAGCGGGAGTGGTGTTGGGGACCTCCCTTGTCAAGGCTGCAGGGGACAGAAAGGTGACCAAGCTCCTGACAGTGTTTCTGGGCTGAGGTATACAGGGTTATCCCTCTGCCAGGAGCTGAAGATTCAGTGTTGGGGAGAAGAAGGAAACTCATGGGACAGGAGGAGAGAGGCTTGCTTGGGGAATAGGCATCTCTTGTAcggtgtggggcagtgggtggATCCTACCATGTTCTCTACTCTCTGTTTTGCAGAAAGACCCTGGCTTTGACAGGGGACAGTTTCACAAGCAGATTGCTGTCATGAGAGGCCAGGTAAGCTGTGTGTAGGGAAGGCAGATGGGTGAGGCAAGGAGCCTCGTCCTGTCCGTATGGcaggaggggtggtggggtggaTGCTCCCTGTCGCTCTGGCGGGGTGGCTCAGGCATTTCTCCGTTGTTCCATACAGATCTTGAACCTGACTCAGGCACTAAAAGATGGGAAGAGCCCCCTGCACCTGGTTCAGATGCCACCTGTGATTGTGGAAACGGCGCGTTCCCACCAGCGCACCTCCAGCGAGTCCTACACGCAGAGCTTCCAGAGCCGGAAGCCTTTCTTCTCATGGTGGTAGCTGTGGGAACCGTGGGCAGGGCTTGGCCGCCTCAGACTAGCACTGCGAGAGGAgccgggctgctgctggctcctgtggcAGGGACTCAACCTTCTGGGTAGAGGGAGCAGGTGTGGCTGGAGGAACCTGCAGCTGAACTGCAGGAGCCAGGCAGGTTGGGCacggtccctccccagctctgtcgGAGCTCGGTGCCCTgcctggggcagagcccagggggaGGTGTGGGAATCCACGGGAGCCGTGGCATGGCTTGGGACCCTGCCCCTGCCTCCTTTTCTTGGCCTGCATGCGGTTCTGAGCACCCCTGCTTGGGGCTGGGATGAGCAGGCTGCCCGGGCCAGGATCCGTCCAGCCCTTTACACCAGCCACTGGCCCTTTTCTTCCCCACCATGCTGGCTGCTGGGCTAGGAAGGCCTGTAGTGGGTTATACCCCTCCCTTTCCCTGAGGGTGTGCTGTATTCCTCCActgtccctcctctgccccaaccCCGTGCACGCTGCTTTCCTCAGGGGGAGTTCCTGCTGCCTGCTGGTGCAGTGGGGACCGCAATGAACGGCTGTTCTCTGGCTGGGGGCTCGAGGAGGGGACAGGTGAGGGACAACTCACAGGGCTGGCTTGCGGTGCATTTAGACACTAGGGGGAAAGAGGTGCTGGCTTGTCCTTGTGAAGAGCGGGTGGTTCTGGGAGGAGCTGTAGTGTAGTGGAGCCCCCCCCGCcagctggagaaggctgagggcgGGTGCAAGTGgcctccccctctgctgccctaGTCCAACGTTCCTCCCAGGTCTCCATGGCTGCTCTTGCTTGGCTTTTGCCCCGGCTCCCCAGCAAGCTCCCTGGCTGCTGTGCAGCCAGGATAGTGCCAGCCTTGTCTGTGCCTATGGCCCCCTCGAGGGGCAGGGGGCTgacagggcaggggaagggccggAGGGGCTCTTCTGCTGTGTGGGTGGGAGGTGTGATGGGAGCACGGGGAGGGCCAGCATGGGCTCCTGGCTGCTCTGGTGCTGACAATCTCACAGGCCTGCTGTGGGTGGGTGAGGCAGTGAGCCCCTCTCTCCCCAGAAGCTGCTGAGCTTGTGTTGTATAAAACGGTAccggggctgctgcctgcatcTGCTTGCCTTGAGCTGcgccttctcctgctgctgggagaagccGGTGTTGGGTCTCGCTGTCCCATTAGCCCatgtttggggggtggggtggggggaaataaaagtGGGTTGGGGCTCTGCTGCTTGagcctgggaggggagagcagctcccctgtctctgtggggagggggctcagcaCTGGCTGTACAAGCACAGGGTGGGCAGCAGTGAgaccccagctccccagccaggcCCAGCTGCATCTCTGACTGACCCAAAATGTATCGTTCTAATGCACTGTAGAAATGTATGTAATGTATTTAAATCATACAACAGTCTGAATAACAGAGCTGCCGTTCAGCCGGCTGCCTCTGTGTCTCCGAGCACCCTAGAGCAGGTCGGGGCCATCCCCCTTGCACTGGTACAAGGGCAACAACTCCAGTACAACAGCCTCGACCAAGGTCCTGTCACCCTGGAGGAAGGCCAGGGGTGGGCAGGACACAGCTAGAGCCTCACGTAGCCACCACTGTCTACCTTTTATTAACCATTGCACCCAGTCCAGTACATTAGTGTCCTCAGAGAGCCCGGCTGTCCCGGCACTTGCTGTCCAGCAGCCCCGCTCCTCCACGGCCCAGCTCCGTGGAGTCCGAGGGTGCctcggccccgcggccgccctccGGCTCCTTCTCCGCGATCCTGCGGGAAAGAGGCCTGTGTTAGCGGCGTGACCCGGCCGCGCTTCCCCCCCTCTCCGTCACCTCTGTTCCCCCGGCCCGCACCTACCGCAGGCGGCCGAAGCGCCGCAGCGCCGCCATTCCGCCACCAGGCtgggccggccgccgccgccggagccgtcGCAGGGCCCGGGCCATGCGCCGCTGGCCCGCGTACCGCCAGACGAGGCGGGCGCGTTCCTCGGGTCGCTCGTCTCCGCCGCTCCGGAACAGGCTCCGCAGCTCCGGCAACTCCACGCCCTGGAAGATGTTGGCCGAGGCCCGTTTGCGGGCGAGGGCTgcgggcgccgcccgccccggagGGTCGCTCACCACCGAGGCCGGCGTCCCCATCGCCCCGGGCCGCTGCGGGCACCGAAGAGACGGAGTCAGGCTCTGCTCCCGCCGGCCGGCCCGTCCCGCCTTCCCCGGGATCCGGCGCGGATGCCCGGTGAGgaagggcgggcggcgggggaaggaCGCGCCGCGGCCGTAGGGAGAGAGGGCGGGACGGGCCGGCGGGCAGGAGGCCAacggcgcgggcggggccgcccGGGAACGCGGGAGGCGGCCCGGGCCGGGCAGGCGCACGCAGGTCCGGTCTCGCCCGCCGATGCCCGGGAGCGCTGGTCCCCGCCGTGACCCACTTtccccccgccggcccctcgcTGAGACCCGGCGGTGGCTgtcccgccgctgccccgcgcccCGTTCATTCACCCGCCCcgctcctctccccgcagccaATCCGCGCCCGCCCTCCCGCGGCCGGGACCAATGGGCGCCGAGGGGCGGGGCCGCACCGCCCCTGGGAGTTGGGGGGGGAGGACACGTGGCGCAAGTGACGTCAATAGACGGGGGGCGGGCGGAGCTCCGGTGCGCGTCACACCGAGGGGGGAATCCCGGGTGACGTAGAGGGGAGCCCTGGCGCGCGCCTCCGGTACGCTCCCATAGCCGCCGCcgtctcccgccgccgccgccgcgcccctcCCGTCCCGGACGGGACGGgaggggcgcggcggcggcggcgggaggcggtggcggcCCGCGGGTGTCCGTCGGGAGGCGTggcggggaggagagagaggcCCCGCGCGGGGAGGACCGTTACTCGCCAGATGTTTGGCAGCGACCGGCGGAGGAAGTCGCTGCCGGGGCCCTGAGTCCCGCCCGAGCCGCGGCCGGAGAGCAAAAGCAGtgcccccccgccatggcccgCACCGTtcccccggcagcgccgccgcctccACCGGGGCCGCCGTCGGCCCGCGGTTCCCTCAGCCTCCACCGCGCTTACCTGCGGAGCCCGCTGGGGCTGCTGCGCCTGGGGCAGCTGGCGCTGGGGGCTGCCTTCTGGGTGACGGTGGCGGCTCACAAATACGAGGGGGCGGCCCACTTCGCCCTCTTCGCCGCCGTCCTGGTCTGGCTCCTCACCCTGGCCCTCTTCGGGCTGAGCCTGCTGGGGCGCTGGACGCTGGTGCCCTGGCTGGGCTCCCGCTGGCTCCTCACCAACCTGGTGCACGACCTGGCGCTGGGCGTGGGGCTCTACGCGGCCGCCACCGGCATCATGGGCTACAAAGCTGGGCGGAAAAGCTATTGCAACCTGCCGGGCTACAGCCAGCACTGCCTCTACGGTGCCTACCTGAGCGCCTCCATCTGCGGGGGCATCGCCGCCTGCCTGTACCTCTTCTCTGGGCTCTACTGCCTGTCACGCCGCTGCCGGGACCAGCGCGACATCATCTGAGACCCCGCGGCGCTCggctcccctt
The sequence above is drawn from the Chroicocephalus ridibundus chromosome 6, bChrRid1.1, whole genome shotgun sequence genome and encodes:
- the AVPI1 gene encoding arginine vasopressin-induced protein 1 — translated: MGTPASVVSDPPGRAAPAALARKRASANIFQGVELPELRSLFRSGGDERPEERARLVWRYAGQRRMARALRRLRRRRPAQPGGGMAALRRFGRLRIAEKEPEGGRGAEAPSDSTELGRGGAGLLDSKCRDSRAL
- the MARVELD1 gene encoding MARVEL domain-containing protein 1, with the protein product MARTVPPAAPPPPPGPPSARGSLSLHRAYLRSPLGLLRLGQLALGAAFWVTVAAHKYEGAAHFALFAAVLVWLLTLALFGLSLLGRWTLVPWLGSRWLLTNLVHDLALGVGLYAAATGIMGYKAGRKSYCNLPGYSQHCLYGAYLSASICGGIAACLYLFSGLYCLSRRCRDQRDII